The Deltaproteobacteria bacterium genomic interval CCGCCGAAAACAGTCCAGAGATTCTCCATAAAGACGTATATCGTCTCCGCTCCAAATACGCTTACGGCAGAAGCCGCCTCGACCCCAAAATCCTTCACAACAATACTCTTGTAAGCACAATAAACTATAAAGTACTTACTTATTATAATCCCTACTACGCTTATTAATATGGCTGTGGCCTGAGACGCCGTGCCCCTACCCGAGAACTTTAACACTGCATAGCCGCAGAGCCCACCCATGCCCCAGGCTAAAAACCCTATTTTGCTGCCTGTCAGGGCTGCGACCGCCACCCACACCACGCCGAGTACAACTGCCGCCACAATCCCGGCCAAAACGCCTCTACCAAGACTTTTCTCGCCTTCAATCCGTGCCGCTGCATTGCTCGGTTCCGGTGCAGCTGACTTCTCCTCAACCATTTAGCCCCTCGCCTTATATAGCGTTTACGCCGATAGCCACAAGCATAGCATCGGCCTGAAGGATTATCAAAACGAAATTTTACTTACCCTTACCGAAAAGCTTCTTATAAATGCCGTAGCCTTCCTTTTCAAGGTCTTCTGTGGGGATAAAACGAAGCGATGCTGAATTTATGCAGTATCTAAGTCCTGTTGGTTTTGGGCCGTCTGGAAAGACGTGCCCGAGATGCGAGCCTGCTTTTTTGCTCCTTACCTCTATTCTCGTCATAAAGAGCTTTTTATCCTCGCGCTCGATGATGGTAGCCGGCTCTATTGGCTTTGTGAAGCTTGGCCACCCTGTGCCAGAGTCGAACTTATCCGTTGAACTAAAGAGCGGCTCGCCGCTTACGATGTCCACGTATATGCCTTCTCTTTTACTGTCCCAGAACTCATTTTCAAAAGGCGGTTCCGTGCCTTCTTCCTGCGTAACCACATACTGAAGCGGCGTGAGGCATTTCTTAAGCTCGCCGTCAGAGGGGCGCATGTACGCGCCCGCTTCTACGAAGGCATTTGGCTGGTAACCCTTCCACGCCTTTTCAATGAATGCGTCGCGCCCGGAGCCTGCGCGGTAGAGCTTATAACGCACGGGGTTGTGCTTATAAT includes:
- the msrB gene encoding peptide-methionine (R)-S-oxide reductase MsrB, with protein sequence MRGFSVALLLAAVFVFGCESAAVNEEAKVEQKGQKIAVFAGGCFWCMEPPFEKTDGVISVVSGYTGGRDTEPTYEEVSSGSTGHYEAIRIAYDPAKVSYADLIEIFWRQIDPTDDGGSFADRGPQYRSVIFYADEKERKIAEESKKRIEASGIFKEPVVTEIKKLDAFYEAEDYHQDYYKHNPVRYKLYRAGSGRDAFIEKAWKGYQPNAFVEAGAYMRPSDGELKKCLTPLQYVVTQEEGTEPPFENEFWDSKREGIYVDIVSGEPLFSSTDKFDSGTGWPSFTKPIEPATIIEREDKKLFMTRIEVRSKKAGSHLGHVFPDGPKPTGLRYCINSASLRFIPTEDLEKEGYGIYKKLFGKGK